GACGGTTGCTTCCCGCGTTGCCCGCACCGAGGCCAGGGCAACCACTTCGATGCCCGCGCCCGCCATGCCGATAGAGGTGATGGCCCCATCAACCAGCCGCCTGGTGACGGCCTGCAATTGCTCATGGCTTTCATGGTGCAGATGATCGGCCTTGGTGGCGGCCACCAGAACCTTGTCGATCCGTCGTCCAAGCAGGCCCCGCAGCCAACTGGAACTGCCGGGGCGAAAGCAGGTCAGCACATCGGCCAGCGCCCGCTCCAGGTCCTGCACCGCTTCCGGTCCGCGATTGATGGCCTGAAGCGCATCCACAAGAACGATTTGTCGATCGAGGCGGGCGAAATGTTCACGGAAGAACGGTTTGACCACCACGCTTTTATAGGATTCGTAGCGGCGCTCCATCATCGCTCGCAGCGAACCCCGGATAATCTTTGTGTCGGGCTTCAACGCCAGGGGCGCAAAGGTCAGCGCTGGCGATCCGTCAAGATCGCCCGGCATCAGGAATCGGCCAGGCGGTAGCGTCGAAAGCGACCGCTCGTCGGCCTTGCAGGCTTTCAGATAGTCGGCAAAGGCCTCCGCCAATTGGCGGGCTGTGGTTTCATCGGCGGGCGCATCCGGATCGACCCGGCTTGCCAATCCCAGCCAACGCGCCGACAATTCCTTGCGGATGCCGGTCTGGGCCAGCTCCACGGTGTTGCGGCTGAAGGTCTCGTAATCCTGAGCGAGAAGCGGCAGATCCAGCAGCCATTCACCCGGATAATCGACGATATCGATGGCCAGTTTACCGGAGGAAAATATCCGGCCCCAGCTGCTGGCGCTCTGATATTCCACCACCAGCCGCAGTTCTGAAATGGCCCGGGTAGAGCCCGGCCAGACCCGATCGCGGACCAGAGCG
The nucleotide sequence above comes from Agrobacterium vitis. Encoded proteins:
- a CDS encoding YcjX family protein produces the protein MPPSMTSFTDETRIALDNLADRASNLLYPTIRLGVTGLSRAGKTVFISSLVHNLLNGGRLPLFEPLQSGRISRVTLEPQPDDAVPRFQYEDHIRALVRDRVWPGSTRAISELRLVVEYQSASSWGRIFSSGKLAIDIVDYPGEWLLDLPLLAQDYETFSRNTVELAQTGIRKELSARWLGLASRVDPDAPADETTARQLAEAFADYLKACKADERSLSTLPPGRFLMPGDLDGSPALTFAPLALKPDTKIIRGSLRAMMERRYESYKSVVVKPFFREHFARLDRQIVLVDALQAINRGPEAVQDLERALADVLTCFRPGSSSWLRGLLGRRIDKVLVAATKADHLHHESHEQLQAVTRRLVDGAITSIGMAGAGIEVVALASVRATREATVKQDGHLLPVVVGTPMQGETIGGERFDGNRRTAVFPGDLPDNIESLFQTPKSGKDTGPDLNIIRFRPPELDETGGGIKLSIPHIRLDRALQFLLGDRLA